TCTCTCATTAGCCAATGCAGCAAACGCTTTCATGCCTTGATATGTTTCGCCATATTTCATTCTTAAAGATTCAAGCGCTTTTTCAGGGTCTTTTTCAAATGTTTTCCAGAATTCTCCAGCCTCAGCCCTGTTCATAAGTGTAGTCATCTGCGCATATTCTTGAGCTGTTGCTTTAGCTTCGGCAGCAGTTAATTTCCCGTCACCATTCAAGTCAAACCCTTTAATCCTGCCGCTCATCATAGCTTCTCTAATAAGAGATTCAGATATAACTGCCTTTTGATAAGCACTACGACTACCCCAGAATTGCTCTCTCCCTTTAATTTCACCATTAAGCAATGTATTCTGCCAGTGTTTAATTTCCTCCCATCTTTGAGGATTAAAATCTTCTACTAAAGCTTTCCTTTCCGCAGCACTCATTTTGCCTGATTCAATCCATTGTTTAGATGACATAGAAATAAACTTACCCAATTGCTCTTCTGTCATCCTCTGTTCATATGTACCTTTATTTGCATCAATAACAGCATGTTGTTTAATATAGCCAGCACCATCAGTTGCTTTGGATGTAGCGTCATAAGACAATATCGGCGCAAAAGCTCCAGCTTTCTTTAATGTTTCAACTCTATTTAACATTTCTTGGTCGTTAAGTTTTGAGCTTGCTCTCATCATTTCCGCAGCCATTTCAAATCTCTGAGCATTTCTATAATCTCCCTGTTGTCTCAAAATATCCGCATATTTTTCATAAGTATTCGCAGTCCAGTTAAGGGCTTCTCTTACCTGTTTAGGGGAATCAAGAGTCGAAATAGCGTCTTTAACAGTATTCATCCCTTGAGCAGTTCCAAGCTTGTCCCAACTGATATGTTGTTTTGAATAATCAAATTGCTTTAATTGTGCCAATTCTCCATAGGCTTTAGCATCGATTGTTCCTTCCATACCGAATTTATCAACAACCCGTTGTGTTTCAACAGAGTTTATATACGAGCGTGTTAAACTGCCTTTTGAAATAGTATCTGCGACACCAAAAACACCTTTACCTGTTGTTATTCCTAAATTATCATAACTCATCATTTGAGCGGATTTTAGTCCTATATCCTGAAAAGCTTCATATCTAGCTGTATTAAATAGTCTCGTTTGTTTATCTACTTGAGGATCACCAAGCATATCAGCCGTAACATTTTCCCTGAGCCATTTTCTTGTCATTTCAGGGGAGTAAACTGCCCCAGCAGTAGCCATAGCCGTTCTTGCCATGCCGTCTGCAATTCTGCCTGCAACCCAGTTACCGCCATAAACAACGATAGTAGCAATCGCAGGTATGCTCATCATCATAAACCCCGTTACTCCAATCATACTACCTGCATATTGGGAATATAATGTTGCAGTCATAGGAGAATAACCAGCGCCAACAAGATTTGAAATCATTGCGCTCTTTTTTAATGCCATTATTACAAGTATTGAATTCATTACAGAAGCAATAGGATGCCACAATTGTATCCAGAATAATGATAAAATATAGCCTTTTATAAACATCCATCCTCGAGGAAAGATAAACATTATCACAATTATTGGAAAAACAGCTATCATAATAGCTTCCATTACATTCCTATATGCAGGGATATATTCAGAAGCATAATAAACAAGAGATTTACCTTGTTCATTTGCTTGTAAGAATGACATTATCCCTGTAAATTTATATGGGTCAACTCCAGCATCAACATTACCATTAACAATATTTTGAAAAGTTGCTTTGATTAAGGCATTTTGTAATAGAGCTTGCTTCATTGTATAGCTATCATTGGTTAAAGTTGTTAAGACGTTATCGAGACTTGTTACTTTACTCGCTAATCTTGGTTCAGAAAAATATTTATTATAAT
The sequence above is drawn from the Deferribacter autotrophicus genome and encodes:
- a CDS encoding conjugal transfer protein TraG N-terminal domain-containing protein encodes the protein MRKLVFNFALILLPSLAFADDFVYRCFGNLPVISSTLNAIAMITNSSQYGRLLQFVMLVGMVLATVYSIYAKRYDVIKYPAVTLLILGLFFWSKTSVTIYDETFDEYDVVDNVPIGFAYGATTVSGIGYYFTKIYEQAFAIPTTTILFSEPNDVVEALQYSKIGLGGAFQSLNEIQSFSLSYKVNSEFQDYYENCLSYEMLASTNSQLETFFKNKYFVDSDGNLNCDRFPNGLGTRWTLPTTIGGVDTTCQEACENILAPDIYDFMDNYYNKYFSEPRLASKVTSLDNVLTTLTNDSYTMKQALLQNALIKATFQNIVNGNVDAGVDPYKFTGIMSFLQANEQGKSLVYYASEYIPAYRNVMEAIMIAVFPIIVIMFIFPRGWMFIKGYILSLFWIQLWHPIASVMNSILVIMALKKSAMISNLVGAGYSPMTATLYSQYAGSMIGVTGFMMMSIPAIATIVVYGGNWVAGRIADGMARTAMATAGAVYSPEMTRKWLRENVTADMLGDPQVDKQTRLFNTARYEAFQDIGLKSAQMMSYDNLGITTGKGVFGVADTISKGSLTRSYINSVETQRVVDKFGMEGTIDAKAYGELAQLKQFDYSKQHISWDKLGTAQGMNTVKDAISTLDSPKQVREALNWTANTYEKYADILRQQGDYRNAQRFEMAAEMMRASSKLNDQEMLNRVETLKKAGAFAPILSYDATSKATDGAGYIKQHAVIDANKGTYEQRMTEEQLGKFISMSSKQWIESGKMSAAERKALVEDFNPQRWEEIKHWQNTLLNGEIKGREQFWGSRSAYQKAVISESLIREAMMSGRIKGFDLNGDGKLTAAEAKATAQEYAQMTTLMNRAEAGEFWKTFEKDPEKALESLRMKYGETYQGMKAFAALANERGITPEKLGQIFANKKYFEASYNEGYYMLLRDMAKELGISEAALRGSDPRMTAIKHYAKELYSGLREGYLTEKQLNSNMHDFGLSRAYALAAFGVRGELATMGLKTDKLLSDKEIDKLRNIYEKIPGLSDKIDDIMPAKSIKTGNSSYFDSSGKAINPKNIITKTDTFDPNSFFVEKTDDGFKVYSNYFGKKGYVTQSLVNNMVFAKDEKGNIKVIGLINRSNQLDTGYHNPSIKPDFKPKWIQ